One region of Streptomyces leeuwenhoekii genomic DNA includes:
- a CDS encoding ATP-binding protein — translation MPSVPGRAIVAGVIPSAPLGTDATGAPSGLGAASGAGPARAASERRFRFELAAHPGSPAQARRLTRARLTGWSVCEDTCDTAALVVSELVTNAIVHTAGRRVVCELHDGDDLVRIAVRDEGCGSGRPEAARRQPEDEHGRGLLLVDALSHAWGAHEHGPGLLVWAELPRTAGVPHQPTGSPCEPSSEPRGDLGWGTRPKPGTSGGQGDAGDTGGSDKSGDSGKPGGSGKPEGSGASGESAGSGDSGRSVGTGDSGGTGAAQPGHGENQTHHETRAAWL, via the coding sequence TTGCCAAGTGTTCCGGGCAGGGCGATAGTGGCAGGCGTGATTCCGTCCGCGCCTTTAGGAACAGACGCCACCGGGGCCCCCTCCGGACTCGGTGCCGCTTCGGGAGCCGGGCCCGCCAGGGCCGCCTCCGAGCGCCGGTTCCGCTTCGAACTGGCCGCGCATCCGGGCTCGCCCGCGCAGGCCAGACGGCTGACGCGGGCCCGGCTGACCGGCTGGTCGGTGTGCGAGGACACCTGCGACACCGCGGCCCTGGTCGTCTCCGAGCTGGTCACCAACGCGATAGTGCACACCGCCGGCCGCCGTGTCGTGTGCGAACTGCACGACGGCGACGATCTGGTGCGCATAGCCGTACGCGACGAGGGATGCGGCTCCGGGCGGCCCGAGGCCGCCCGGCGGCAGCCGGAGGACGAGCACGGCCGGGGGCTGCTTCTCGTCGACGCCCTGTCGCATGCCTGGGGCGCCCACGAGCACGGCCCGGGACTGCTGGTCTGGGCCGAGCTGCCGCGCACGGCCGGCGTCCCGCACCAGCCGACCGGATCCCCCTGCGAACCTTCGTCCGAACCCCGTGGCGACCTGGGCTGGGGCACCCGTCCCAAGCCGGGCACGTCCGGCGGACAGGGCGACGCGGGCGACACCGGCGGGTCCGACAAGTCCGGTGACTCCGGGAAGCCCGGTGGCTCCGGCAAGCCCGAGGGCTCCGGCGCGTCCGGTGAGTCCGCCGGAAGCGGTGACTCCGGCAGGTCCGTAGGGACCGGTGACTCCGGCGGGACCGGTGCCGCGCAGCCGGGGCACGGAGAGAATCAGACACACCATGAAACGAGGGCCGCATGGCTGTGA
- a CDS encoding helix-turn-helix domain-containing protein: MSEPRSAPTVGQVILGRRLLDLRERAGMKREEAARILRVAPATVRRMETAEVALKIPYLQLLLKAYGVPDEEAEAFVELAEEANKPGWWQRFHDILPGWFSMYVSLEGAASLIRSYDPHFVPGLLQTEEYARGVLTSGAIGQTRPDDIERHVALRMRRQELLTREDAPRLWAVMDETALRRPVGGPEVMRAQIDKLLEATKLPHVTLQVAQFATGPHPGTYGPFVLFRFAMPELPDMVYSEYLTGAVYLDARTEVAAHLEVMDRMAALAATAQRTKEILQDLRKEL; the protein is encoded by the coding sequence GTGAGTGAGCCGCGGTCCGCGCCGACGGTCGGCCAGGTCATCCTCGGCCGACGCCTGCTGGACCTGCGGGAACGCGCCGGGATGAAGCGCGAGGAGGCCGCACGCATCCTCCGCGTCGCCCCCGCCACGGTCCGCCGTATGGAGACGGCCGAGGTCGCCCTCAAGATCCCGTACCTCCAGTTGCTGCTGAAGGCGTACGGCGTCCCCGACGAGGAGGCCGAGGCCTTCGTCGAGCTGGCCGAGGAGGCCAACAAGCCCGGGTGGTGGCAGCGGTTCCACGACATCCTCCCCGGCTGGTTCTCCATGTACGTCAGCCTGGAGGGCGCGGCGAGTCTCATCCGCAGCTACGATCCCCACTTCGTCCCCGGTCTGCTGCAGACGGAGGAGTACGCGCGCGGGGTGCTGACCTCGGGCGCCATCGGCCAGACCCGCCCCGACGACATCGAACGCCATGTCGCCCTGCGCATGCGGCGCCAGGAACTCCTCACGCGCGAGGACGCGCCCCGGCTGTGGGCCGTGATGGACGAGACCGCGCTGCGGCGCCCGGTCGGCGGGCCCGAGGTGATGCGGGCCCAGATCGACAAGCTGCTGGAAGCCACGAAGCTGCCCCACGTGACCTTGCAGGTCGCCCAGTTCGCGACCGGGCCGCACCCCGGCACGTACGGGCCCTTCGTGCTGTTCCGGTTCGCCATGCCGGAGCTCCCGGACATGGTCTACAGCGAGTACCTGACCGGCGCCGTCTATCTGGACGCGCGCACCGAGGTGGCGGCCCACCTGGAGGTCATGGACCGCATGGCGGCACTGGCCGCCACGGCACAACGCACGAAGGAGATCCTCCAGGATCTCCGCAAGGAGCTGTGA
- a CDS encoding DUF397 domain-containing protein, which yields MESIVTQPVPRIRNERIYNGMPARELGSEGWHKPWSGGNGGNCLEAMKLADGRIALRQSTDPDGPALIYTSDEMTAFIQGAKAGVADFLLS from the coding sequence ATGGAAAGCATCGTCACCCAGCCCGTGCCGCGGATCCGCAACGAGCGGATCTACAACGGCATGCCTGCCCGTGAGCTGGGCAGCGAGGGCTGGCACAAGCCGTGGAGCGGCGGCAACGGAGGTAATTGCCTGGAGGCCATGAAGCTCGCCGACGGCCGGATCGCCCTGCGCCAGTCCACCGACCCCGACGGGCCGGCCCTGATATACACCTCCGACGAGATGACGGCCTTCATCCAGGGGGCCAAGGCGGGGGTGGCGGACTTCCTGCTGTCCTGA
- a CDS encoding PLP-dependent aminotransferase family protein, which yields MAESWVNHAERIGADLHLELSGPGGRRAALIRALREAVRGGRLAPGTRLPPYRSLAADLGVARNTVADAYAELVAEGWLTARQGSGTRVAERTLPLQSAARVPREAPPRARGPRHDLRQGTPDVSAFPRAAWLASYRRALQKAPNEVFGPGDPAGRGELREALAEYLARTRGVRAEPGRIVICSGVAHALRLLFGQDRAGGGGVLRGPLAVEGYGLGFHRRLLRDAGVRTVPLPIDAHGALVARLGRERAVLLTPAHQFPTGGPLHPERRATVVDWARARGGPVLEDDYDGEFRYDRKPVGALQGLDPERVIHLGSVSKTLSPAVRLGWMVLPERYVGGVLAAKGEREAWASVLDQLCLADLIASGAYDRHVRRMRQRYRARRNRLVQALAARAPHIEVTGVAAGLHAVLRLPPGTERATLEAAARQGIALDGLADFRHPESGLPPGDGLVVGYATPSDHAYQAALDALCGVLPPPR from the coding sequence ATGGCGGAATCGTGGGTCAATCACGCCGAGCGGATCGGCGCCGACCTGCATCTGGAGCTGTCCGGTCCGGGCGGGCGGCGGGCCGCGCTCATCCGTGCGCTGCGCGAGGCCGTACGCGGCGGCCGGCTCGCTCCCGGCACGCGGCTGCCGCCGTACCGCTCGCTCGCCGCGGACCTCGGCGTCGCGCGCAACACGGTGGCCGACGCGTACGCGGAACTGGTCGCGGAGGGCTGGCTGACCGCCCGGCAGGGCTCGGGCACCCGGGTGGCGGAACGGACCCTGCCGCTCCAGTCCGCCGCACGCGTGCCCCGGGAAGCGCCTCCCCGCGCGCGGGGGCCACGGCACGATCTGCGGCAGGGCACTCCGGACGTGTCGGCGTTCCCGCGCGCGGCCTGGCTCGCCTCCTACCGGCGTGCCCTCCAGAAGGCGCCCAACGAGGTGTTCGGCCCCGGCGATCCGGCCGGGCGCGGGGAACTGCGGGAAGCGCTGGCGGAGTATCTGGCGCGCACGCGCGGGGTGCGTGCCGAGCCGGGCCGGATCGTGATCTGCTCCGGGGTCGCGCACGCGCTGCGTCTGCTGTTCGGGCAGGACAGGGCCGGAGGCGGCGGGGTGCTGCGCGGTCCGCTGGCCGTGGAGGGGTACGGTCTGGGTTTCCACCGGCGGCTGCTGAGGGACGCCGGTGTGCGGACGGTCCCGCTGCCGATCGACGCACACGGGGCCCTCGTCGCCCGGCTGGGGCGCGAGCGGGCCGTGCTGTTGACACCCGCGCATCAGTTCCCGACCGGCGGGCCGCTGCACCCGGAGCGCCGCGCCACCGTGGTCGACTGGGCACGCGCGCGGGGCGGACCGGTCCTGGAGGACGACTACGACGGAGAGTTCCGCTACGACCGCAAGCCCGTCGGCGCCCTCCAGGGGCTCGATCCCGAGCGGGTGATCCACCTCGGGTCGGTCAGCAAGACCCTGTCGCCCGCGGTGCGGCTGGGCTGGATGGTGCTGCCGGAGCGGTATGTCGGCGGCGTGCTCGCTGCCAAGGGCGAGCGTGAGGCGTGGGCGAGCGTCCTCGATCAGCTCTGCCTGGCCGATCTCATCGCCTCCGGGGCGTACGACCGTCATGTACGGCGGATGCGGCAGCGTTACCGCGCACGCCGCAACCGCCTGGTCCAGGCGCTCGCCGCGCGGGCGCCGCACATCGAGGTAACGGGCGTCGCGGCCGGGCTCCACGCGGTGCTGCGGCTTCCTCCCGGCACCGAGCGCGCCACCCTGGAGGCCGCCGCCCGGCAGGGCATCGCGCTGGACGGGCTTGCGGACTTCCGGCACCCGGAGAGTGGCCTTCCGCCCGGGGACGGACTCGTCGTGGGCTACGCGACCCCCTCCGACCACGCGTATCAGGCCGCGCTGGACGCCCTGTGCGGAGTGCTCCCGCCACCGCGGTGA
- a CDS encoding carboxymuconolactone decarboxylase family protein translates to MTTNTTATHGPSSATGTPGGPGGAPAGAAATVAGRNRLDFAKSAPKVFRALIGFDTAAREALDPALVELIQIRASHLNHCAYCLHMHTTDARKAGESEDRLHMVAVWREARHFFSERERAALALTEAVTLVAGGGVPDDVYAHAAAHFDERELAHVLGLILAINTWNRVALSTGKVAGTDERR, encoded by the coding sequence ATGACGACGAACACGACCGCCACGCACGGACCTTCGTCCGCCACCGGCACCCCGGGCGGGCCCGGGGGCGCGCCCGCCGGAGCGGCCGCGACGGTGGCCGGCCGGAACCGGCTGGACTTCGCGAAGTCCGCGCCCAAGGTCTTCCGCGCCCTGATCGGTTTCGACACCGCCGCCCGTGAGGCCCTGGACCCGGCCCTGGTGGAGCTGATCCAGATCCGCGCCTCGCACCTCAACCACTGCGCCTACTGCCTGCACATGCACACCACCGACGCCCGCAAGGCCGGCGAGAGCGAGGACCGGCTGCACATGGTCGCCGTGTGGCGCGAGGCCCGGCACTTCTTCAGCGAGCGGGAGCGGGCGGCCCTCGCGCTGACGGAGGCGGTGACCCTGGTCGCCGGCGGCGGGGTGCCCGACGACGTCTACGCGCACGCCGCCGCCCACTTCGACGAGCGCGAACTGGCCCATGTACTCGGCCTGATTCTCGCGATCAACACCTGGAACCGGGTGGCCCTGTCGACCGGCAAGGTCGCGGGTACGGACGAGCGGCGCTGA
- a CDS encoding uridine kinase, with amino-acid sequence MRLEAITWDRLGDLLAERLLDLRPADGGAWPRVAIDGAPAARPGDLAARVREALRIRGRTSLVVGTDGFLRPASVRLEHGRQDVESYYSDWYDTGALWREVFGPLDPGGDGRVLPDLWDPVTDRATRSPYVPLPPGSPLLLHGPFLLRHWFPLDLSVHILLSPGALRRRTPGTEQWTLPAFERYAQETDPAATADVLVRADDPRHPAWSG; translated from the coding sequence GTGCGACTGGAAGCGATCACCTGGGACCGGCTCGGCGACCTGCTCGCCGAGCGCCTGCTCGACCTTCGGCCGGCCGACGGCGGTGCCTGGCCGCGCGTCGCCATCGACGGAGCCCCGGCCGCCCGTCCGGGCGACCTCGCCGCACGCGTCCGCGAGGCCCTGCGCATACGCGGACGGACCTCCCTCGTCGTCGGCACCGACGGCTTTCTGCGCCCCGCGTCCGTCCGCCTCGAACACGGCCGCCAGGACGTCGAGTCCTACTACAGCGACTGGTACGACACCGGCGCGCTGTGGCGGGAGGTCTTCGGCCCCCTCGACCCCGGCGGCGACGGGCGCGTCCTGCCCGACCTGTGGGACCCCGTCACCGACCGCGCCACCCGCAGCCCCTACGTCCCCCTCCCGCCCGGCAGCCCCCTGCTGCTCCACGGCCCCTTCCTGCTGCGCCACTGGTTCCCCCTGGACCTGAGCGTCCACATCCTGCTGTCCCCGGGCGCGCTGCGCCGCCGGACCCCCGGCACCGAGCAGTGGACCCTGCCCGCCTTCGAGCGGTACGCGCAGGAGACCGACCCCGCCGCCACCGCCGACGTCCTGGTGCGCGCCGACGACCCCCGCCACCCCGCGTGGAGCGGCTGA
- a CDS encoding magnesium and cobalt transport protein CorA, with the protein MSMAGNLRKVTRLGRAGGLRKVARLARRRPRVDLSHPARSPLGSSVVNCVTYRDGVRTPGGGDVVDAVERVRKQGDGFVWLGLHEPTDQEFAGIAELLDLHPLAVEDAIEAHQRPKLERYGETLFAVFKTVCYVEHERLTASSEVVNTGEIMVFVGRDFVVTVRHGRHGSLGPLREDLESDPRQLAKGPSAVLHAIADHVVDDFLTVIDAVQEDIDEVETEVFAEHGARADPGRIYQLKRELIELKRAVVPLGRPLEELAVRPIRVVDPEIQAYFRDVSDHLLRAVEQIASFDELLNSILQAHLAQVTVAQNEDMRKITAWAAIVAVPTMVCGMYGMNFDHMPELGWRYGYGMVIGVISLACLALYRGFRRNGWL; encoded by the coding sequence ATGTCCATGGCAGGGAACCTGCGGAAGGTCACGAGGCTGGGCCGGGCCGGTGGCCTCCGCAAGGTGGCGCGGCTGGCCCGGCGGCGCCCGCGCGTCGACCTGAGCCACCCCGCCCGGTCTCCGCTGGGCTCCTCGGTGGTGAACTGCGTGACCTACCGCGACGGTGTCCGCACCCCCGGGGGCGGTGATGTCGTCGACGCCGTCGAGCGGGTCCGCAAGCAGGGTGACGGCTTCGTCTGGCTGGGGTTGCACGAGCCGACGGACCAGGAGTTCGCCGGTATCGCCGAGCTGCTCGACCTGCACCCGCTGGCGGTCGAGGACGCCATCGAGGCCCACCAGCGGCCCAAGCTGGAGCGGTACGGCGAGACGCTCTTCGCCGTCTTCAAGACGGTCTGCTACGTCGAGCACGAGCGGCTGACGGCCAGCAGCGAGGTGGTGAACACCGGGGAGATCATGGTGTTCGTCGGCCGGGACTTCGTGGTGACGGTGCGGCACGGACGGCACGGATCGCTGGGCCCGCTGCGCGAGGACCTGGAGTCGGACCCCCGGCAGCTCGCCAAGGGACCCTCCGCGGTGCTGCACGCGATCGCGGACCATGTGGTCGACGACTTCCTGACCGTCATCGACGCCGTGCAGGAAGACATCGACGAGGTGGAGACGGAGGTGTTCGCGGAGCACGGCGCGCGGGCCGATCCGGGGCGGATCTACCAGCTCAAGCGGGAGCTCATCGAGCTGAAGCGGGCGGTGGTGCCGCTCGGGCGGCCTCTGGAGGAGCTCGCCGTCCGCCCCATCCGGGTGGTCGACCCCGAGATACAGGCGTACTTCCGCGACGTCTCCGACCATCTGCTGCGTGCCGTGGAGCAGATCGCCTCCTTCGACGAACTGCTGAACTCCATCCTCCAGGCCCATCTCGCCCAGGTGACGGTCGCTCAGAACGAGGACATGCGGAAGATCACGGCCTGGGCGGCGATCGTCGCCGTACCGACCATGGTCTGCGGTATGTACGGCATGAACTTCGACCACATGCCGGAGCTCGGCTGGCGGTACGGCTACGGCATGGTCATCGGCGTCATATCGCTGGCCTGCCTGGCCCTGTACCGCGGATTCCGGCGCAACGGCTGGCTGTGA
- a CDS encoding methyltransferase domain-containing protein produces MTYTDGHLLAHRQPEAADGFDAAAALFDPTTFRHLEALGIGPGWRCWEVGAGGTSVVSWLAKKVGPTGRVVATDIDISRLAPVARPPVQVRPHDVGVEEPPGEGFDLVHARLVLVHVPDRTKALRSMIRALRPGGRLLVEDADPTLQPLSCPDEHGPEQQLANRVRQGLRRLLAHRGADLAYGRTLPRLLRQAGLRRVEADAYFPITSPACAALEAATIHQVRDQLVTAGLVTDQEIDRHLANVGSGSMDLATAPMISAWGRKAESRGHAG; encoded by the coding sequence ATGACGTATACCGATGGACACCTCCTCGCCCACCGGCAACCGGAGGCGGCGGACGGCTTCGACGCCGCCGCCGCCCTCTTCGATCCCACGACCTTCCGGCACCTGGAGGCTCTCGGTATCGGGCCCGGCTGGCGCTGCTGGGAGGTCGGTGCCGGCGGCACCTCCGTGGTGTCGTGGCTGGCGAAGAAGGTCGGTCCGACCGGACGGGTCGTCGCGACCGACATCGACATCTCGCGGCTCGCTCCGGTGGCACGTCCCCCGGTCCAGGTGCGCCCGCACGACGTGGGGGTCGAGGAGCCGCCGGGGGAGGGCTTCGACCTGGTGCACGCCCGGCTCGTCCTCGTCCATGTCCCGGACCGGACGAAGGCGTTGCGGTCGATGATCAGGGCCCTGCGCCCGGGTGGACGTCTCCTGGTCGAGGACGCCGACCCCACCCTGCAACCGCTGTCCTGCCCCGACGAACACGGCCCCGAGCAGCAGTTGGCGAACCGGGTCCGCCAGGGGCTGCGCCGGCTGCTCGCCCACCGCGGGGCCGACCTCGCCTACGGCCGCACCCTCCCGCGTCTGCTCCGGCAGGCCGGACTGCGCCGAGTGGAGGCCGACGCCTACTTCCCGATCACCTCGCCGGCCTGCGCCGCCCTGGAGGCCGCCACGATCCACCAGGTGCGTGACCAGCTCGTCACCGCAGGCCTGGTCACCGACCAGGAGATCGACCGCCATCTCGCCAACGTGGGATCCGGCAGCATGGACCTGGCGACCGCCCCGATGATCTCGGCGTGGGGGCGCAAGGCGGAGAGCCGCGGACACGCGGGCTGA
- a CDS encoding carbohydrate kinase family protein produces MSAGPGGGLLVVGDVVTDVVARHHGPLAAGTDTPAAIRTLPGGAGANVACWAAHAGCADVRFLGRVGADAAAWHKRHLAACGVRPLLTVDAEAATGTVICLVDAGAAAERTFLTDSGASLRLAPGDWSDTLLDGVARLHLSGYLLFSETGRALVAVAVASARARGVPVSLDPASAGFLTGLGADRFLALSAGVDVLLPSRDEACLLTGLPDVADAAAELSRRIPLVVAKRGGAGAVVARSGAVCARVPAVPATPRDTTGAGDAFTGAFLAALLTGARPRQAAQAGCRAGALAVGRIGGRPPGTADGEDRERRAGARTARRTDGGPYGAS; encoded by the coding sequence GTGAGCGCGGGGCCGGGCGGCGGGCTGCTGGTCGTCGGGGACGTCGTCACGGACGTCGTCGCCCGGCACCACGGGCCGCTCGCGGCGGGCACGGACACGCCCGCCGCCATCCGCACCCTGCCGGGCGGGGCGGGCGCCAACGTGGCCTGCTGGGCCGCCCACGCGGGGTGCGCGGACGTACGGTTCCTCGGGCGGGTCGGCGCGGACGCGGCGGCCTGGCACAAGCGGCACCTGGCCGCCTGCGGTGTACGGCCACTGCTGACCGTCGACGCGGAGGCCGCGACGGGGACGGTGATCTGCCTGGTCGACGCGGGCGCCGCGGCGGAGCGGACCTTCCTCACGGACAGCGGGGCGTCCCTGCGGCTGGCGCCCGGCGACTGGTCGGACACGCTGCTGGACGGGGTGGCCCGCCTTCATCTGTCGGGTTACCTGCTCTTCTCCGAGACCGGCCGCGCGCTGGTCGCCGTCGCCGTGGCGTCGGCCCGAGCGCGCGGAGTGCCGGTCAGTCTGGATCCCGCGTCGGCGGGCTTCCTCACCGGGCTCGGCGCCGACCGCTTCCTGGCCCTCTCGGCAGGGGTGGACGTCCTGCTGCCCAGCCGCGACGAGGCGTGCCTGCTCACCGGACTGCCCGACGTGGCGGACGCGGCGGCCGAGCTCAGCCGGCGCATACCCCTGGTGGTCGCCAAGCGGGGCGGTGCCGGTGCCGTGGTGGCACGCTCCGGCGCCGTGTGCGCGCGGGTGCCCGCCGTCCCGGCGACGCCCCGGGACACCACCGGCGCGGGTGACGCCTTCACGGGCGCCTTCCTGGCCGCCCTGCTCACCGGCGCCCGTCCGCGGCAGGCGGCGCAGGCGGGATGCCGGGCGGGCGCGCTGGCGGTCGGAAGGATCGGTGGCCGTCCTCCCGGGACGGCTGACGGCGAAGACCGCGAACGCCGGGCGGGCGCGCGGACAGCCCGGCGGACCGACGGCGGACCTTACGGGGCGAGTTGA
- a CDS encoding pseudouridine-5'-phosphate glycosidase has protein sequence MVLVVSEEVREAIDAGRPVVALESTIIAHGLPRPRNLRVALELEEAVRREGAVPATIAVLDGRPHVGLTGRQVERVANEDGLRKLGHRDLPLAVACGASGATTVSATALLAARAGVRVFATGGLGGVHRQWTATQDESADLGLLARTRITVVCAGVKSILDVPATLQRLETLGVAVAGYGTDRFPGFYLSDSGHPVDWRLDTPGQVAEVMRAQDLLGAPDSALVVAQPVPPDEQLDPDVHARVLADALRACEEEGVTGQAVTPFLLDHLVRHTDGASLSANLAAVRGNVRLAARIAAAWAQA, from the coding sequence ATGGTGCTGGTGGTGTCGGAAGAGGTGCGGGAGGCGATCGATGCGGGTCGCCCGGTGGTGGCCCTGGAATCCACGATCATCGCGCACGGGCTGCCCCGCCCGCGCAATCTGCGGGTGGCGCTGGAGCTGGAGGAGGCGGTCCGGCGGGAGGGCGCCGTACCCGCGACGATCGCCGTGCTGGACGGGCGTCCCCATGTCGGCCTGACCGGGCGCCAGGTGGAACGGGTGGCGAACGAGGACGGCCTCCGGAAGCTGGGCCACCGTGACCTGCCGCTCGCGGTGGCGTGCGGGGCGAGCGGCGCGACCACGGTGTCGGCGACCGCCCTGCTGGCCGCCCGCGCGGGTGTACGGGTGTTCGCCACCGGCGGGCTCGGCGGTGTGCACCGGCAGTGGACGGCGACCCAGGACGAGTCGGCCGACCTGGGCCTGCTGGCGCGCACCCGGATCACGGTGGTGTGCGCGGGAGTGAAGTCGATCCTGGACGTGCCGGCGACTCTGCAGCGGCTGGAGACGCTCGGCGTGGCGGTGGCCGGCTACGGCACCGACCGCTTCCCCGGCTTCTACCTGTCCGACTCGGGTCACCCGGTCGACTGGAGGCTGGACACGCCCGGGCAGGTGGCGGAGGTGATGCGGGCCCAGGATCTGCTCGGGGCACCGGACTCCGCGCTCGTCGTCGCCCAACCGGTGCCGCCGGACGAGCAGCTCGATCCGGACGTGCACGCGCGGGTGCTGGCCGACGCGCTGCGCGCGTGTGAGGAGGAGGGCGTCACCGGCCAGGCGGTCACGCCGTTCCTGCTGGACCATCTGGTGCGGCACACCGACGGGGCCTCGCTGAGCGCCAATCTCGCCGCGGTGCGCGGCAACGTCCGGCTGGCGGCGCGCATCGCGGCGGCCTGGGCGCAGGCGTGA
- a CDS encoding methylated-DNA--[protein]-cysteine S-methyltransferase has protein sequence MDSHGQYEQRLVWTVVDTGIGPLLLAATRAGLVNVVFHATDPVRDRALGRLASRLGAEPVQAPGSPPLAEAVRQVEAYFTGGRRDFDLPLDWSLISGFNRQVLRELARGVPYGQVVGYGDLARRVGQPGASQAVGVAMGSNPLPVVVPCHRVVESDGGMGGFGGGLETKRRLLALEGVLPEPLF, from the coding sequence ATGGACAGCCATGGGCAGTACGAGCAGCGCCTCGTGTGGACCGTCGTGGACACCGGCATCGGGCCGCTGCTGCTGGCGGCGACCCGCGCGGGCCTGGTCAACGTCGTCTTCCACGCCACGGACCCGGTGCGCGACCGGGCGCTCGGGCGGCTGGCGTCCCGGCTGGGCGCCGAGCCCGTCCAGGCGCCCGGCTCCCCGCCGCTGGCCGAGGCGGTACGCCAGGTCGAGGCGTACTTCACGGGTGGGCGGCGCGACTTCGACCTGCCGCTGGACTGGTCGCTGATCTCGGGCTTCAACCGGCAAGTGCTGCGGGAGCTGGCCCGCGGCGTCCCGTACGGCCAGGTCGTCGGCTACGGCGACCTGGCGCGGCGGGTCGGCCAGCCCGGCGCCTCGCAGGCCGTGGGGGTGGCGATGGGCTCCAACCCGCTGCCGGTCGTGGTGCCGTGCCACCGGGTCGTGGAGAGCGACGGCGGCATGGGCGGCTTCGGCGGCGGCCTGGAGACCAAGCGCAGACTCCTCGCCCTGGAGGGAGTGCTGCCCGAGCCGCTGTTCTGA
- a CDS encoding glycerophosphodiester phosphodiesterase: protein MHARAVAATTTALLGACLLAPSSYPAHAAEDGKRPPTVIAHRGASAYAPENTLAAVDKAAELGIRWVENDVQRTKDGELVVLHDDSLRRTTDVEEVFPDRAPWKVKDFTAAEIARLDAGSWFGPAWAGARVPTLEQYVRRVEHHHQKLLLEIKNPALYPGIERQTLKVLANEGWLDRRHVAHRLVVQSFSADSVRAVHELKPAVKTGFLGTPPVAELPAYAAFTDQINPSHGSLSAGYVSAVQAVTGPHGRPLEVFTWTVDDAERARQVAGYGVDGIITNKPDVVRGAVRGAGE, encoded by the coding sequence ATGCACGCGCGCGCCGTTGCCGCCACGACCACCGCGCTCCTGGGAGCCTGCCTGCTGGCCCCCTCCTCCTACCCCGCCCACGCCGCCGAGGACGGCAAGCGGCCGCCCACGGTGATCGCCCACCGGGGGGCCTCCGCGTACGCGCCGGAGAACACCCTGGCCGCCGTGGACAAGGCGGCCGAGCTGGGCATCCGCTGGGTGGAGAACGACGTCCAGCGCACCAAGGACGGCGAGCTGGTCGTCCTCCACGACGACAGTCTGCGGCGCACCACCGACGTCGAGGAGGTGTTCCCCGACCGGGCGCCCTGGAAGGTGAAGGACTTCACCGCCGCCGAGATCGCCCGGCTGGACGCGGGAAGCTGGTTCGGCCCCGCCTGGGCGGGCGCGCGCGTACCGACGCTGGAGCAGTACGTGCGGCGTGTCGAGCACCACCACCAGAAGCTGCTGCTGGAGATCAAGAACCCGGCCCTGTACCCGGGCATCGAGCGGCAGACCCTCAAGGTCCTCGCCAACGAGGGCTGGCTGGACCGGCGGCATGTGGCGCACCGGCTGGTCGTGCAGAGCTTCAGCGCGGACAGCGTCCGCGCCGTCCACGAGCTGAAGCCGGCCGTGAAGACCGGTTTCCTCGGCACGCCGCCCGTGGCGGAGCTGCCCGCGTACGCGGCCTTCACCGACCAGATCAACCCCTCGCACGGCTCGCTCTCGGCGGGCTACGTCTCCGCCGTACAGGCGGTCACCGGCCCGCACGGCAGGCCGCTGGAGGTCTTCACCTGGACGGTCGACGACGCCGAGCGGGCCCGGCAGGTCGCGGGGTACGGCGTCGACGGGATCATCACCAACAAGCCCGACGTGGTGCGCGGCGCGGTGCGGGGCGCCGGGGAGTGA